The genomic region TATGAGCCCAAGAACATCCGTATAGTATGCTTCAAGCACAAGATTTAACCGGAGGCAGGAATTACCTGCCTCCCTCTCGAATTAGAGAGGTGGTTATATGAGCGTAACGGCGTTTAACCGCCGCAGGAGGGAGGCCGGAATATGGCCCTCTACGTCGGGACAAATTCATTCGTCACCCTCACCGAAGCCAATAAATACTTCGACGGAAAGCTCTACGCAGACGAGTGGCGTAACGCAGACAACACCACCAAAGAAAGAGCGCTCAAAGAGGCCTGCCGGAGAATAAACAGGCTGGCGTTCAAGGGTGTCAAGGCCTCAGAGACACAGTTGCTGGAGTTCCCCCGGATGATGCCGGTCTTCAACCGGATCGGCGTAATTGGGTTCGAGGACTCGGGCGAGGTGCCAGAGGCGGTCAAGGCGGCCCAGTGCGAAGAAGCGCTTGCGTTACTGAGGTATGGCAATTCAGCCCGTACCAAGGCACAGGAGCAGAATGTCATCAGGGTGCAGTTCGGTAACGTCACCGAGGAGTACCGGGCGAGCCTAAAGCTCCTGAGCCGCGAAGCGCTTGAGCTCCTCAAGCCGTACCTTGCGGGGGCGGTGAGCATCAGGTGATCCGTAACTATCTGAACCAGACTGCGGTATGGAAGCGGGTCGTCAGTTACGACGGCTACCCGCCGGTGCCCGAGGAACCTGGTACCGTCATCCGGGTCCGCTGGGAAGCGAAGCGCCGGCTTGTGCGCGACCGGCAGGGGCAGGAGGTTGTGTCGGAGGCGCAGGTCTACTGTGTCGAGCCCGTGCAGCCCGGGGACGTTCTGAACTACGCCGGGCGCGACTGGCCAGTCATTACGGTCAGCGAGGTCGTGGACCTGGACGGGGTGGTGCAGTACCGAGAGGTGGCAGTCTGATGGGCGACTTCCAACTGAAATGGTACGGACCGAAAGCAAAAGCACTAGCTAGGCAGGCTGCTATCTTTGCGCTGTGTGCCTGCGCTGCTGACCTCCAGGGCAAAAGTGCGATGCAGGCTCCGATTGATACTGGAGACCTCAAAGCGAATTGCTTGGTGAGCCCGCTGCGTCAAGAGGGCTCGCAGGTCAGCCTTACCGTGGGTTATGACCTGCCCTACGCCATCGTGCAGCATGAGCACGTGGAGTTCCGCCATCCGAAGGGCGGTAAAGCAAAGTACCTTGAGGACCCCTTTAAAGAGAATGCGAAGAAGTATGTGAAGTACATCAGGGATACCGTGAAGCAAGCTCTGCGGAGCGGGTGATGTAGATTGCTCATAGACGACATAGCGACGTATCTCGCCGCCGGCGGGCTTGGAGCCGTCGGCGTTGACATTTTAAAGGGCAGGATGCCCGACCAGCCGGACAACATGCTGGTGCTGTATCCGACCGGCGGATATCCGCCTGACCCAGTACTGCCCGACGTGCACTTGACTGTCCAGGTACGAGTCCGCGACAAGAGCTACTCTCAAGCTCATCTCCGTATCTGGCAGGCGTTCAACCTGCTCGACCGGCCGGGAAATCGGCTGGTCGTAGTTGACGGGCGGAAGATGGTGGTGCAGGCGCTGCAACCACCTTTCTTCCTCGAGCAAGATGGGAATGGGCGGTTTTCGTTTGTCTTCAACATTTCGGCGCGGACGCGCCGGGACTAAACCGAGGGAGGAATGACTGATGCCGTTGCCGAACGCGAGCAAGGTCTTACTGCTTCAGGACTGCAAGATCAGCAAGATGACTGCTGATTCGGGCACGGAACCGACATACGATGTGGCCGTGGACATCCCCGGTATCCAAACCCTGGAGCTGACCCCCGAGATGGAAACGAAAATCCTCGAGGGGGACGACGAGATACTGGACATCTTCTCCCGAGTGCGACTGATAAACTTTACTTGGAATTCCGCAAAGATTCCGCTGGATGTGCTCAAGATTCTGCTTGGCGGGACGGTTACCCTGACGGGTACGACTCCGAGTCAGCAGAACGTCTATAGCCTCGCAAGTGAGCACCCGGGATGGTTCAAGCTTGAGGGCCAGGCCGTTTACGCTGAAGAAGGCCTCGGTGATGTACACGTTGTCCTGTATAAGTGCAAGTGTACCGGCGGAGCTGCATTCAGCATCGGGAACGAGTTCGCAGTGTTGAAAGCAACCGGACAGGCGATCCGGACCGCGTCGAACAAGAAGCTCCTAGACATCGTGTTCAATGAGACCGCTACACCGATTGCCTAGCGAGCCTAACGAGGTGGTTATCTGTGCCAGCTAGTGATGTAAGAACGAAGCCGGTAATCATCGAACTAGACCGGAAGCGTAAGCTGCGCTACGACTTTAATGCTTTAGCGTTGCTGGAAGACAAGTTCGGCGATATTGATACAGCGTTGCACTCGCTTACACAGAAGCCTTCGGTGAAGGCAATCCGGGCACTTCTTCATGCCGGTCTCGTACACGAGGACCCGGCACTCACGGAGGAGCAGATTGGAAGCATGCTTACCCTGGCAGACATACCCCGCGTCGCTCAAGCGATCAGCGAGGCCTTCGCCGAGGCGATGCCGAAGCTGGACCCTACGTCGTCCTCGCCGGTGCCACCGGCGAACACGGGGACTTAGACTGGGCGTCGTGGTATTATGCCGCACGTGTGCTACTCGGCTTCTCTGAGCAGGACTTTTGGCGCAGCACACTACGGGAGCTCCACAGCCTGCTGCGAGTGCGCGACCGACTCTTTCAGCCGGCCACGGAGCAAAAGTGGTCCATCGCAGAACTTCTGAGCTGGAGGTAGCACGAGGCTACCTCCAGCTTCGTCTTACTCCTCGGGTCCGCGGCCGGAAAACGGGGGATAGCGGTCACTCAGGAGCATGAGGTATGCAGCCACACGGGTTTCGTACCGCAGAAGGCCAGCGTTGAATTTAAAAATGCCCCGTGGGAATCGGCCCGTAATCAGGGCTGCGCACAACATCAGGAACGTGGAAGCGACGGACGCGAGATTCCAGGCGGCAAGAACGAAACCGTGGGGAATGCATGAAATAAGACGCCAGAGGTAGAGCAAGATAGCCAGCCTTTGCCGCCTTTCGGGGTACTTAATATAGACCTGAACCGGATAGTCTTCGTAGGCCATTCATCAATTACCTCCGGTCACACTTTTCAACTTCGAAACAAAGTTTTCCTTCTCAAGGAGACGGGACCATGCTCGTCGAGGAACTCATAGTCCGGATGGGCATTGATACAAGTCCTTACGAGAAAGGCCTAGACGAAGTACGTCGGAAGAGTCAAGGCTTTATCGCGACGATATCGGGCATCTTGAAGCAAGGCCTTTCCTTCGCTGCCGGCATGGGCGTTTTCCAAGCGATGAAGGCTGGGTTTGAGGCAACCGTAAAGGCCGGTTGGCAACTTAACCAGACCCTGAGTACTGCCCGGCTCGGTTTCATCACCATGATGGGGTCAGTCGATGAGGCAAACCGACACATCCGAGAGATGACCGAGTTTGCCGCCCGGACGCCGTTTCAGCTCGAAGGACTTATCAGCGCGTCTCAGCAGCTGCAGGGGATGGGGATCGAGGCGAACCGGGTCATCCCGGTTCTGCGGGCCGTTGGCGATGCTCTGTCGGCGTCCGGCAAACTGAGCCAGGACTCCGTTAACCGTGTTGTGCTGGCTCTCGGGCAGATGTCGCTACGTGGCAAAGTCGCGTCGCAGGAGATGCTGCAGCTGACCGAGGCAGGGATCCCGTCCTGGGCGATCTTGGCTGAGAAGATGGGCGTCTCCACGGAGCAATTGCAGGAGATGGTGTCGAAGGGACTGGTCCCGGCGCAGGCGGCGATCGATGCGCTCGTGGTCGGGCTCGAGGAGCGCTTCGGCGGCACAATGGATCGGATCTCCAAGACCGCGCCCGGGATGTGGAGTACTCTGAAAGACAACGTTCAAATATTCATGGCCAAGGCCTTACAGCCCCTGTACGACCTCTGGGAGCAAAAGATCCTTCCTCTCCTTTTGCGATTCAGCGAGGTCATCCAAGGCATTTCATTCAAGAGTTTGACTTCGAAAATAGCCGAGTTTACCGGCAAGGCGGGCTTGTCGTTTGAAAACATAAAAACCGTCTGGGAACGTATGGTCCCTGCCGCTGAAACGACGTGGGAGACAATTAAAGCCGTTATTGCAAGCGCACATCAGGTCGTCTCGACCGTTGTTTCCACCACCTGGAGCATGATCGGCGATGTTATCCGCTGGGTTATGGAGCATATTGCGCCCTTTGTCATCGAGCAATGGAACCGTATTGCGGGATTCATCCGTGAGATTCTGCCCGACATCGTGACCTTTGTCCAGAGGATGCTAGGTGCCTTCAAGGCTGTCTGGGACTTTTACTGGTCGACGATAGTAGCCGTGTACGAACCGATCTGGCAGGTCATTCAGTGGGTTGTCTCAAATGCGATGACCGTCATCTTCGGCATTATCAAGACTGCCCTGAAACTCCTGTCCGGTGACTGGCAGGGGGCGTGGGAGGCTATGAAGGCGACCTTCCAACAGGTGTGGAAAATGCTCAGCCAGAGCGCCGCCGTTATATGGGGTGCCATTAAAAAGCTGTTCTTCGGGTTCCTGGGTGGATTGATGGACGCGGTGCGACCGCTTGTCAAGCTCCTGCCCCAGTCTTGGGAGGAGGTATGGGACAGCTGGCGTGCCACGATTGAGCAAAAGCGCCTCGATAGTCCGGTGACCTCGCAGTTCGATGCGATTAAGCAGGGCGCGAAAGACACCGTGGAGCAGACCGGGCCGACCATGGCCCAGTTTGCGGATGTCCTGAAGAACACGGCGAAGGAATCTACCCCGGCGCTCGAGGCCATGTCGGCGAGTTTTGCGAACCTGGGCAAGTCGGCGGATGAGGCCAGTGCGAAGGTGGCGAAGCTGGCGAACGAAGTGAGGAGCTATTTCTCGAGCCGCTATGCCGAGGCTCTGCCGGCCGTACGGGCGGGACTTATCACCGCCGAGCAAGCTCGGGAGTATGCCCGGAGCGC from Bacillota bacterium harbors:
- a CDS encoding DUF4389 domain-containing protein yields the protein MAYEDYPVQVYIKYPERRQRLAILLYLWRLISCIPHGFVLAAWNLASVASTFLMLCAALITGRFPRGIFKFNAGLLRYETRVAAYLMLLSDRYPPFSGRGPEE
- a CDS encoding HK97 gp10 family phage protein gives rise to the protein MGDFQLKWYGPKAKALARQAAIFALCACAADLQGKSAMQAPIDTGDLKANCLVSPLRQEGSQVSLTVGYDLPYAIVQHEHVEFRHPKGGKAKYLEDPFKENAKKYVKYIRDTVKQALRSG
- a CDS encoding tape measure protein, which translates into the protein MLVEELIVRMGIDTSPYEKGLDEVRRKSQGFIATISGILKQGLSFAAGMGVFQAMKAGFEATVKAGWQLNQTLSTARLGFITMMGSVDEANRHIREMTEFAARTPFQLEGLISASQQLQGMGIEANRVIPVLRAVGDALSASGKLSQDSVNRVVLALGQMSLRGKVASQEMLQLTEAGIPSWAILAEKMGVSTEQLQEMVSKGLVPAQAAIDALVVGLEERFGGTMDRISKTAPGMWSTLKDNVQIFMAKALQPLYDLWEQKILPLLLRFSEVIQGISFKSLTSKIAEFTGKAGLSFENIKTVWERMVPAAETTWETIKAVIASAHQVVSTVVSTTWSMIGDVIRWVMEHIAPFVIEQWNRIAGFIREILPDIVTFVQRMLGAFKAVWDFYWSTIVAVYEPIWQVIQWVVSNAMTVIFGIIKTALKLLSGDWQGAWEAMKATFQQVWKMLSQSAAVIWGAIKKLFFGFLGGLMDAVRPLVKLLPQSWEEVWDSWRATIEQKRLDSPVTSQFDAIKQGAKDTVEQTGPTMAQFADVLKNTAKESTPALEAMSASFANLGKSADEASAKVAKLANEVRSYFSSRYAEALPAVRAGLITAEQAREYARSAVIQQYGAEGLKALWQRVKEMYYAATPEQQREIFKWMYGVEPPGLQAGGIVTKPGIYQLAERGPEAVIPLNRMPAQVTINITGNHIASDYDVDRIGEQIVRKLRLAGVLL